One segment of Cydia fagiglandana chromosome 12, ilCydFagi1.1, whole genome shotgun sequence DNA contains the following:
- the LOC134669502 gene encoding uncharacterized protein LOC134669502 isoform X1 — protein sequence MQYYSPYNGCPNNEANFSYTPISAPPVFPRLQIVGEGDVTSLTLPDGTLQLYFIPVSRSTCFNQWGPVPALSAWFIRTIPNLFAAPQPFVPNYRDTTQVSNIFLKNNAVNEEISKPQFQFHSDQATSSTDLHCFSQPPHNFWYPRQTVETQADSGGSCRSCTCMPSNPETRCSDMSIDGKDEDKSTCSCHKKVNKVRFSSDSIKYDKHCDNCKCKCNVTRYTSDKSN from the exons ATGCAATACTATTCACCGTATAACGGATGTCCGAATAACGAGGCTAACTTTTCTTACACACCAA TTTCAGCGCCACCAGTGTTCCCCCGCTTGCAAATAGTAGGCGAGGGCGACGTGACCTCGCTGACGCTGCCCGACGGGACACTTCAACTGTACTTCATACCCGTCTCGCGGAGTACCTGCTTCAACCAGTGGGGCCCCGTCCCAGCACTTTCAGCTTGGTTCATACGTACTATTCCTAATCT TTTTGCAGCGCCTCAGCCGTTCGTGCCGAATTACCGAGACACTACACAAGTCAGCAACATCTTTCTAAAAAATAATGCAGTAaacgaagaaatatcaaaacctcAGTTCCAA TTCCACAGTGACCAAGCGACGTCATCAACAGACTTGCACTGCTTCAGCCAACCGCCGCACAACTTCTGGTACCCGCGGCAAACTGTCGAAACCCAAGCAGATTCCGGCGGATCCTGCAGAAGTTGCACCTGCATGCCAAGCAATCCTGAAACCCGCTGCAGCGATATGTCCATAGACGGCAAAGATGAAGACAAATCCACATGCTCGTGCCATAAAAAAGTTAACAAAGTTCGGTTCAGCTCGGACAGTATAAAATATGATAAGCACTGTGATAATTGTAAATGTAAGTGCAATGTGACGCGCTATACATCTGATAAGTCGAATTAA
- the LOC134669502 gene encoding uncharacterized protein LOC134669502 isoform X2: MQYYSPYNGCPNNEANFSYTPTPPVFPRLQIVGEGDVTSLTLPDGTLQLYFIPVSRSTCFNQWGPVPALSAWFIRTIPNLFAAPQPFVPNYRDTTQVSNIFLKNNAVNEEISKPQFQFHSDQATSSTDLHCFSQPPHNFWYPRQTVETQADSGGSCRSCTCMPSNPETRCSDMSIDGKDEDKSTCSCHKKVNKVRFSSDSIKYDKHCDNCKCKCNVTRYTSDKSN, from the exons ATGCAATACTATTCACCGTATAACGGATGTCCGAATAACGAGGCTAACTTTTCTTACACACCAA CGCCACCAGTGTTCCCCCGCTTGCAAATAGTAGGCGAGGGCGACGTGACCTCGCTGACGCTGCCCGACGGGACACTTCAACTGTACTTCATACCCGTCTCGCGGAGTACCTGCTTCAACCAGTGGGGCCCCGTCCCAGCACTTTCAGCTTGGTTCATACGTACTATTCCTAATCT TTTTGCAGCGCCTCAGCCGTTCGTGCCGAATTACCGAGACACTACACAAGTCAGCAACATCTTTCTAAAAAATAATGCAGTAaacgaagaaatatcaaaacctcAGTTCCAA TTCCACAGTGACCAAGCGACGTCATCAACAGACTTGCACTGCTTCAGCCAACCGCCGCACAACTTCTGGTACCCGCGGCAAACTGTCGAAACCCAAGCAGATTCCGGCGGATCCTGCAGAAGTTGCACCTGCATGCCAAGCAATCCTGAAACCCGCTGCAGCGATATGTCCATAGACGGCAAAGATGAAGACAAATCCACATGCTCGTGCCATAAAAAAGTTAACAAAGTTCGGTTCAGCTCGGACAGTATAAAATATGATAAGCACTGTGATAATTGTAAATGTAAGTGCAATGTGACGCGCTATACATCTGATAAGTCGAATTAA
- the LOC134669500 gene encoding DET1 homolog, which translates to MASTSTNHVYYEDIPPGTLNEEDFICTEKIVPRKIKPQNIVVRLMDREIYGSRRPGAHFHVVREYYQNVFPNLTIVNVEKPPCFLRKFSPDGKHFIAFSADQMSLEIYEYQGAAAAGDLVAGYPLDLLNADADVHYRIRTHIFYRFFKPKFTVNVCVQRVFERLPNHPPMEQQLNRECSLFTEDGRYVIIGSAAHIPDDLRPHFYHIHSNNEAVTPTIRSALEDYSLHLVDLHHGKLCDTKHFRIDKIYLSHNQGIYLYKEVLAVLSVQHQTIHLFQIVDGMLIEIRKIGRFCYDDDPFLVNSVFAPPANERPFHEETINSLKHRLLVFLFKRAKSISDETKDPLELRKFYKYFDMFKSLRMWKMQLLDEDHLFIKYASEEVVTLRVAEPNSQSSFFVIYNISQSKILEVYENTSEGLLQLFENYCDCFRNARLCADSQFTCSPSNNLYARLTQQRFKQTIVRAIYGGRTEATKRILAQLPISAQSYSGSPYLDLGLFSYDDKWVSVMERPKAYGEYPIRFYARDSGLLKFKIYAGVLGQSVPASARRLVAFTFHPTDPFAISVQRTNAEYIVNFHIRNAVLS; encoded by the exons atggCTTCTACTAGTACTAATCACGTATACTACGAAGACATTCCACCTGGTACTCTCAATGAGGAGGATTTTATTTGCACCGAAAAAATTGTGCCAAGAAAAATAAAACCTCAAAATATTGTAGTTCGACTTATGGATAGAGAAATTTACGGCTCCCGGCGACCAGGGGCACATTTTCATGTTGTCCGTGAATACTATCAAAATGTTTTTCCAAATTTGACCATAGTCAATGTTGAAAAGCCACCGTGCTTCCTAAGAAAATTTAGTCCAGACGGGAAACATTTCATCGCGTTTTCTGCAGATCAAATGTCTCTAGAA ATATATGAGTATCAGGGTGCAGCTGCTGCCGGAGACTTGGTTGCTGGTTATCCTCTGGACTTGTTAAATGCTGATGCTGACGTTCATTACAGGATAAGAACGCAcatattttataggttttttaag CCAAAATTCACAGTGAATGTGTGCGTGCAAAGAGTGTTCGAGAGGCTACCGAACCACCCACCGATGGAGCAACAACTGAACAGAGAGTGTAGCCTGTTCACAGAAGATGGCCGCTATGTGATCATTGGCTCGGCTGCTCATATCCCTGATGACTTGAGACCTCACTTCTATCATATACATAGTAACAATGAAGCAGTAACACCAACTAtaag gtCTGCTTTGGAGGACTACTCCCTTCATTTAGTAGATTTACACCATGGAAAGTTGTGTGACACCAAACATTTTAGAATAGACAAAATCTATTTATCACACAATCAAGGCATTTATCTGTACAAAGAAGTGTTGGCGGTGTTATCAGTGCAACACCAGACTATACACCTGTTTCAAATTGTAGACGGAATGCTGATAGAAATCAGGAAAATCGGCAGGTTTTGTTACGATGATGATCCTTTCCTAGTAAACTCAGTGTTTGCGCCACCAGCTAATGAGAGGCCGTTCCATGAGGAGACAATAAACAGCCTAAAGCATAGACTACTTGTGTTCTTGTTTAAAAGAGCCAAGTCCATCAGCGATGAGACAAAGGATCCTCTCGAATTAAGGAAGTTTTATAAATACTTTGACATGTTTAAAAGCTTAAGGATGTGGAAGATGCAGTTGTTAGATGAAGaccatttatttataaaatacgcGAGCGAGGAAGTGGTCACACTGAGGGTGGCTGAACCAAATAGTCAATCATCATTTTTCGtcatttacaatattagtcaaagTAAAATACTGGAAGTGTATGAGAACACATCAGAGGGGCTGTTGCAATTATTTGAGAATTATTGTGACTGCTTTAGAAATGCCAGACTCTGTGCAGATTCACAGTTCACTTGTTCCCCTTCCAACAACTTGTATGCTAGACTGACACAGCAGAGATTTAAACAAACCATAGTGAGAGCCATCTACGGCGGCCGGACAGAAGCTACAAAAAGGATACTAGCTCAACTACCAATAAGTGCACAGTCTTATAGTGGATCTCCTTACCTAGACTTAGGATTATTTAGTTATGATGACAAATGGGTATCAGTTATGGAAAGGCCTAAAGCTTATGGAGAATATCCCATCAG ATTTTACGCCCGCGACTCAGGCCTGCTCAAATTCAAGATCTACGCGGGTGTGTTGGGTCAGTCGGTGCCGGCGTCGGCGCGCCGCCTCGTCGCCTTCACGTTCCACCCCACCGATCCCTTCGCCATCTCCGTACAGCGCACCAACGCAGAGTACATCGTCAACTTTCACATCAGGAACGCTGTGTTGAGCTGA